From Bacillus basilensis, a single genomic window includes:
- a CDS encoding MFS transporter, producing the protein MNAISSNKTFMDRIGIPSNLTWGYIGIIVFMIGDGLEQGWLSPYLVEKGLTLEHAAFLFTIYGITVSASSWFSGVFVQMWGPRKVMTFGLVSFILGSIGFIGIGIQHMNYPVILICYALRGFGYPLFAYSFLVWVSYSTPQQMLSRAVGWFWFVFQLGLSVIGAFYSSYMVPKIGEIATLWSALIFVVVGGLFSIVVNKDRFKAQTVSANKSSELLKGITIAFENPKVGIGGIVKIINSAAQFGFVVFLPTYMMKYNFTMTEWLQIWGTLFFVNMVFNIIFGIVGDKFGWVNTIKWFGGVGCGIVTLALYYVPQMVGHNYWAILFVACCYGATLAGYVPLTALVPSLSPDNKGAAMSVLNLGSGLSAFVGPLVVTVFIGPLGVGGVMWIFAGLYFFGAFLTHFLTIPKESEMEHDLNTKSGEQFSV; encoded by the coding sequence ATGAACGCAATTAGTTCAAACAAAACATTTATGGACAGGATTGGGATCCCTTCTAATTTAACTTGGGGATACATAGGGATTATTGTTTTTATGATTGGGGACGGGTTAGAACAGGGATGGTTATCCCCTTATCTCGTTGAAAAAGGACTAACGCTAGAACACGCTGCTTTCCTGTTTACTATTTACGGAATTACTGTATCTGCTTCTTCTTGGTTTTCGGGGGTATTTGTACAAATGTGGGGGCCAAGAAAAGTCATGACGTTTGGTTTAGTATCATTCATTTTAGGTTCAATCGGGTTCATCGGGATAGGAATTCAACATATGAATTACCCCGTAATATTAATTTGCTATGCCCTACGAGGGTTTGGTTATCCCTTATTTGCTTATTCTTTCTTAGTTTGGGTATCTTACAGCACGCCTCAACAAATGCTTTCAAGAGCAGTTGGCTGGTTCTGGTTCGTCTTCCAGCTAGGGCTTAGTGTTATAGGAGCCTTTTATTCTAGCTATATGGTTCCTAAAATCGGAGAAATCGCTACTTTATGGAGTGCTTTAATTTTTGTTGTCGTCGGGGGATTGTTCTCAATAGTTGTAAATAAGGACAGATTTAAAGCACAAACCGTAAGCGCTAACAAATCAAGTGAGTTACTAAAAGGCATTACCATTGCATTTGAAAATCCTAAAGTTGGTATAGGCGGTATTGTAAAAATTATAAACTCGGCCGCTCAGTTTGGATTTGTTGTTTTCCTACCTACCTATATGATGAAATATAATTTTACGATGACAGAATGGCTTCAAATTTGGGGTACTCTTTTCTTTGTAAATATGGTATTTAATATTATTTTTGGTATCGTTGGAGACAAGTTTGGTTGGGTAAATACGATTAAATGGTTCGGAGGAGTCGGTTGCGGAATTGTAACTCTTGCACTCTATTATGTACCACAAATGGTAGGGCATAATTATTGGGCTATATTATTTGTTGCCTGTTGCTATGGAGCAACACTTGCCGGTTATGTACCTCTTACAGCATTAGTCCCATCTTTATCTCCTGACAATAAAGGAGCTGCAATGTCTGTCTTAAATTTAGGTTCAGGATTATCAGCATTCGTTGGGCCATTAGTAGTAACTGTCTTCATCGGTCCATTAGGTGTTGGTGGCGTGATGTGGATCTTTGCTGGTTTGTACTTCTTTGGTGCATTTTTAACTCATTTCCTTACTATTCCAAAGGAAAGTGAGATGGAGCATGATTTAAATACGAAAAGCGGTGAACAATTCTCTGTATAA
- the iolG gene encoding inositol 2-dehydrogenase: MNVLTIGIIGAGRIGKLHVDNLQLMPQVKIKAVSDVVISHLEKWAQDKGISTLTTNYQDLLTDPEIDAVFICSPTNTHAQIIKEAALAKKHIFCEKPVSFSVEETLEALEVVKEQGVSIQVGFNRRFDPNFRKVYDLIQQGEVGQPHILKITSRDPQPPSIEYVRSSGGLFMDMMIHDFDMARYVMNSEVVEVFAYGTTLIDPSIQEVNDVDTAIVTLKFANGALGVIDNSRQAVYGYDQRVEVFGEKGAVAADNCCPTTVQVSKTEGVVKDKPLYFFLERYTQAYIEEVTQFTKSIIEGQAVICSGNDGLQAERIAKAAKESLLTGKPVQIEHKQPALNQ, from the coding sequence ATGAACGTTTTAACAATTGGGATTATTGGTGCTGGACGAATTGGGAAACTACATGTTGATAATTTGCAGCTTATGCCACAAGTAAAAATTAAAGCGGTTTCAGATGTAGTAATTAGTCATCTAGAAAAGTGGGCTCAAGATAAAGGGATTTCCACTCTGACTACAAATTATCAGGATTTATTAACTGATCCAGAAATTGATGCTGTCTTTATTTGTTCACCAACAAATACACATGCGCAAATTATTAAAGAAGCAGCTCTTGCGAAAAAACATATTTTCTGCGAAAAGCCTGTTAGTTTCTCGGTAGAAGAAACATTAGAAGCATTAGAAGTGGTAAAAGAACAGGGAGTATCTATTCAAGTAGGCTTTAATCGTCGTTTTGATCCGAACTTCAGGAAAGTTTATGATCTTATTCAACAAGGTGAAGTCGGACAGCCACATATTTTAAAAATTACGTCACGCGATCCACAACCGCCAAGTATAGAATATGTTCGCTCTTCAGGCGGATTGTTTATGGATATGATGATTCATGATTTTGATATGGCTCGTTATGTGATGAATAGTGAAGTCGTTGAAGTATTTGCATATGGAACAACATTAATTGATCCATCCATTCAGGAAGTAAATGATGTTGATACAGCAATTGTCACATTAAAATTTGCGAATGGAGCTTTAGGGGTAATTGATAATAGCCGCCAAGCTGTTTATGGATATGACCAGCGTGTGGAAGTGTTTGGTGAAAAAGGCGCGGTTGCTGCAGATAATTGCTGCCCAACAACAGTTCAAGTGTCAAAAACAGAAGGTGTTGTAAAAGATAAGCCGCTTTATTTCTTCTTAGAGCGCTACACGCAGGCCTACATTGAGGAAGTAACACAATTTACAAAGTCAATTATAGAAGGACAAGCTGTTATTTGCAGTGGTAATGATGGATTACAAGCGGAGCGAATTGCGAAGGCTGCGAAGGAATCCTTACTAACAGGAAAACCTGTACAAATTGAACATAAACAGCCTGCATTAAATCAATAA
- the iolC gene encoding 5-dehydro-2-deoxygluconokinase, with protein MNPLIFKEDCPLDLIAVGRLCVDLNANETQRPMEETRTFTKYVGGSPANIAIGAARLGLQTGFIGKVSDDQMGRFITGYLKENKINTDQIRIDRTGAVTGLAFTEIKSPEDCSILMYRDNVADLNLDPTEVSEDYIKQSKALLISGTALAKSPSREAVFLALEYARKHDVIVFFDVDYRPYTWQSEAETAVYYNLAAEKSDVIIGTREEFDMMEKLLNYEQSNDQVTAERWFSHHAKIVVIKHGGDGSIAYTRDGQSHRGGIFKTKVLKTFGAGDSYASAFIYGLMQGLEIPQAMRLGGASASIVISKHSCSDAMPTRAEISAFVETAEELV; from the coding sequence ATGAATCCACTTATTTTTAAAGAAGATTGTCCATTAGACCTAATTGCAGTTGGACGTTTATGCGTTGATTTAAATGCCAATGAAACACAACGTCCTATGGAAGAAACAAGAACGTTTACTAAATATGTGGGAGGTTCTCCTGCGAATATTGCGATTGGTGCGGCTCGTCTTGGTTTACAAACGGGATTTATCGGTAAAGTGTCCGATGATCAAATGGGCCGTTTTATTACAGGGTACTTAAAGGAAAATAAGATTAATACAGACCAGATACGTATTGATCGTACAGGTGCAGTGACAGGTCTAGCTTTTACAGAAATTAAAAGCCCTGAAGATTGCAGTATTTTAATGTACCGCGACAATGTCGCAGACTTAAACCTTGATCCAACAGAGGTATCTGAGGACTATATTAAACAATCAAAAGCACTCTTAATTTCAGGAACAGCTTTAGCGAAAAGTCCTTCTCGCGAGGCGGTATTTTTAGCGCTAGAATATGCGCGTAAGCATGATGTAATTGTATTTTTTGATGTGGATTACCGCCCTTATACATGGCAGTCAGAAGCTGAAACGGCTGTGTATTACAATCTAGCGGCTGAAAAATCTGATGTCATTATTGGAACGCGTGAAGAATTCGATATGATGGAAAAACTATTAAACTATGAACAATCTAATGACCAAGTTACTGCTGAAAGATGGTTTTCTCATCATGCGAAAATCGTTGTAATTAAACATGGCGGGGATGGTTCAATCGCCTATACGAGAGACGGTCAATCTCACCGAGGCGGTATCTTTAAAACAAAGGTGTTAAAGACGTTTGGCGCTGGCGACTCGTATGCATCTGCGTTTATTTATGGCTTAATGCAAGGGCTTGAGATCCCTCAAGCGATGCGATTAGGAGGCGCTTCTGCTTCGATCGTTATTTCTAAACATAGCTGTTCTGATGCAATGCCAACAAGGGCAGAGATTTCTGCATTCGTGGAAACGGCTGAGGAATTGGTATAG
- a CDS encoding CoA-acylating methylmalonate-semialdehyde dehydrogenase produces MTVQTAQIVKNYIGGEWVESSSTKMEAVYNPATGEVIAQVPLSTKEDVEQAVLAANEAFKSWSKTAVPKRARILFKYQQLLVDNWEELAKLITIENGKSYNEAYGEVLRGIECVEFAAGAPALMMGKQLPDIATGIESGMYRYPIGVIGGITPFNFPMMVPCWMFPLAIACGNTFVLKPSERTPLLAARLAELVAEAGIPKGVLNIVNGAHDVVNGLLEHKLVKAISFVGSQPVAEYVYKKGTKNLKRVQALAGAKNHSIVLNDANLELATKQIISAAFGSAGERCMAASVVTVEEEIADQLVNRLVEEANKIVIGNGLDEDVFLGPVIRDNHKERTIGYIDSGVEQGATLVRDGREDTAVKGAGYFVGPTIFDHVTKEMKIWQDEIFAPVLSIVRVKSLDEAIEIANESRFANGACIYTDSGASVRQFRETIESGMLGVNVGVPAPMAFFPFSGWKDSFYGDLHANGTDGVEFYTRKKMLTSRWEK; encoded by the coding sequence ATGACAGTACAAACAGCACAAATTGTAAAAAACTACATTGGCGGCGAATGGGTAGAATCCAGTTCAACTAAGATGGAAGCTGTATATAATCCTGCAACAGGAGAAGTAATCGCTCAAGTACCACTTTCAACAAAAGAAGATGTTGAGCAAGCTGTATTAGCAGCAAACGAAGCGTTCAAATCTTGGTCTAAAACCGCTGTACCAAAACGCGCTCGTATTCTATTTAAATATCAACAATTACTAGTAGATAACTGGGAAGAGTTAGCGAAACTCATTACGATTGAAAACGGAAAAAGCTATAACGAGGCTTACGGTGAAGTTCTTCGTGGTATTGAGTGCGTGGAGTTTGCAGCGGGTGCTCCTGCATTAATGATGGGAAAACAGCTACCTGATATTGCAACAGGTATTGAGTCTGGTATGTATCGTTACCCAATTGGTGTTATAGGCGGCATTACACCTTTTAACTTCCCAATGATGGTTCCATGCTGGATGTTCCCACTTGCAATTGCTTGTGGTAATACATTTGTATTAAAACCTTCAGAGCGTACACCACTTTTAGCAGCAAGATTAGCAGAATTAGTTGCTGAAGCAGGCATACCAAAAGGTGTATTAAATATCGTAAATGGTGCTCACGATGTAGTAAACGGTCTTCTTGAACATAAATTAGTGAAGGCAATTTCGTTTGTAGGTTCTCAACCTGTCGCAGAATATGTATACAAAAAAGGAACAAAAAACTTAAAACGCGTGCAAGCATTAGCGGGTGCGAAAAACCATTCCATTGTATTAAATGATGCGAATCTTGAACTAGCAACAAAGCAAATTATTAGTGCTGCATTCGGTTCAGCTGGTGAGCGTTGTATGGCTGCTTCTGTTGTAACAGTAGAAGAAGAAATTGCAGATCAATTAGTTAATAGATTAGTAGAAGAAGCGAATAAAATTGTGATTGGCAATGGTCTGGATGAAGATGTATTTTTAGGGCCAGTTATTCGTGATAACCATAAAGAGCGCACAATTGGTTACATCGATTCAGGTGTAGAACAGGGCGCTACATTAGTTCGTGATGGACGTGAAGATACAGCTGTAAAAGGAGCTGGTTACTTCGTTGGGCCAACAATTTTTGACCATGTTACAAAAGAAATGAAAATCTGGCAAGATGAGATTTTTGCTCCTGTTTTATCTATTGTTCGTGTGAAATCATTGGATGAAGCGATTGAAATTGCCAATGAGTCTCGTTTTGCAAATGGAGCTTGCATTTATACAGATAGTGGGGCAAGTGTACGTCAATTCCGTGAAACAATTGAATCAGGTATGTTAGGTGTGAATGTTGGGGTTCCGGCGCCAATGGCATTCTTCCCGTTCTCTGGCTGGAAAGACTCTTTCTATGGTGATCTTCATGCGAACGGTACGGACGGCGTTGAGTTTTATACAAGAAAGAAAATGCTTACATCTCGTTGGGAAAAGTAA
- the iolD gene encoding 3D-(3,5/4)-trihydroxycyclohexane-1,2-dione acylhydrolase (decyclizing) — translation MQTVRMTTAQALVKFLNQQYVEFDGKQQKFVKGIFTIFGHGNVVGLGQALEEDAGELEVYQGRNEQGMANAAMAFAKQKHRKQIMACTSSVGPGSANMITSAATASANNIPVLLLPGDVFATRQPDPVLQQIEQTHDLSISTNDAFRAVSKYWDRVNRPEQLMTAMIQAMRVLTNPADTGAVTICLPQDVQGEAWDFPSYFFQKRVHRIERRLPTKASLADAVEMIKRKKKPVMICGGGVRYAEAAEELKQFAETFHIPFGETQAGKSAIESSHPYNLGGIGVTGNIAANTIAKEADLVIGIGTRFTDFTTASKQLFQNEEVEFLNINISEFHANKLDALKVIADAKEALLTLIDELQVMDYRSSYTVEIADAKEAWETELSRLHNIRFTGQDFTPEVEGHFDENLNEYVDALGTQLTQTAVIGQINTLLDEDAIIVGAAGSLPGDLQRMWASRKPNTYHMEYGYSCMGYEVAGALGAKIAEPSKEVYAMVGDGSYQMLHSELVTSLQENKKINVLLFDNSGFGCINNLQMGNGMGSFGTEFRYRNQETRKLDGAIMKIDFAASAAGYGVKTYHVTSLEQLREALIDAKIQTVSTLMDIKVLPKTMTNGYESWWHVGVAEVSKSQSVQAAYESKVSNLQQARSY, via the coding sequence ATGCAAACTGTTAGAATGACGACGGCGCAAGCATTGGTAAAATTTTTAAATCAGCAATATGTAGAGTTTGATGGAAAGCAACAAAAGTTTGTTAAGGGAATCTTTACGATTTTTGGTCATGGAAACGTAGTAGGCCTAGGTCAAGCTTTAGAAGAAGACGCAGGGGAATTAGAGGTATATCAAGGGAGAAATGAACAAGGAATGGCAAATGCTGCGATGGCTTTTGCAAAACAAAAACATAGAAAACAAATTATGGCATGTACTTCTTCTGTTGGTCCTGGATCAGCAAATATGATTACTTCTGCAGCAACTGCTTCTGCAAATAATATTCCCGTTTTATTACTCCCAGGAGATGTATTTGCAACGAGACAGCCTGATCCTGTTCTTCAACAGATTGAACAAACACATGACTTATCTATTTCTACGAATGATGCTTTTCGTGCAGTAAGTAAGTATTGGGACCGGGTAAATCGTCCTGAACAATTGATGACAGCTATGATTCAAGCCATGCGTGTTTTAACGAATCCGGCAGATACAGGAGCTGTAACAATCTGTTTACCACAAGATGTCCAAGGAGAAGCATGGGATTTTCCAAGTTACTTCTTCCAAAAGCGTGTTCACCGTATTGAACGCCGTCTACCTACAAAAGCCAGCTTAGCGGATGCAGTGGAAATGATTAAGAGAAAGAAAAAGCCAGTTATGATTTGCGGTGGTGGTGTAAGATACGCAGAAGCGGCAGAAGAACTCAAACAGTTTGCTGAAACATTCCACATTCCATTTGGAGAAACACAAGCTGGAAAAAGTGCAATTGAAAGTAGTCACCCATATAATCTAGGCGGCATTGGGGTAACGGGAAATATAGCAGCTAATACAATTGCAAAGGAAGCGGATCTTGTTATTGGGATCGGGACGAGATTTACTGATTTTACAACGGCATCGAAACAATTATTTCAAAATGAGGAAGTTGAGTTTTTAAACATCAATATTTCAGAATTCCATGCGAATAAGCTGGATGCATTAAAGGTTATAGCGGATGCGAAAGAAGCGCTTCTTACTCTAATTGATGAACTGCAAGTAATGGATTATCGATCTAGTTATACAGTAGAAATTGCTGATGCAAAAGAGGCTTGGGAAACAGAATTATCACGTCTACATAATATTCGCTTTACAGGTCAAGATTTCACACCAGAAGTAGAAGGCCATTTTGATGAGAATTTAAATGAATATGTGGACGCACTAGGTACACAATTAACACAGACTGCAGTTATTGGACAAATCAATACATTACTTGATGAAGATGCAATTATCGTTGGAGCGGCAGGAAGTCTTCCAGGTGATTTACAAAGAATGTGGGCATCAAGAAAACCAAATACATATCACATGGAGTATGGATACTCTTGCATGGGCTATGAGGTTGCGGGCGCACTAGGTGCAAAGATAGCTGAACCATCGAAGGAAGTATATGCAATGGTAGGGGATGGTAGTTACCAGATGCTTCATTCTGAGCTTGTCACAAGTCTCCAAGAAAACAAAAAAATTAACGTCTTATTGTTTGATAACTCCGGATTTGGTTGCATTAATAACTTACAAATGGGCAATGGAATGGGGAGCTTTGGAACAGAGTTTCGCTACCGAAACCAGGAAACTCGTAAATTAGACGGGGCAATTATGAAAATTGATTTTGCAGCTAGCGCAGCTGGATATGGTGTGAAAACATATCATGTTACATCACTAGAACAATTACGGGAAGCGCTTATAGATGCGAAAATACAAACAGTTTCTACATTAATGGATATTAAAGTATTACCAAAAACAATGACAAATGGATACGAGTCATGGTGGCATGTAGGTGTTGCAGAAGTATCTAAAAGTCAAAGTGTACAAGCTGCGTATGAGAGTAAAGTAAGTAACTTGCAACAGGCAAGGTCTTATTAG
- the iolE gene encoding myo-inosose-2 dehydratase produces the protein MFKENTIKLGIAPIAWTNDDMPELGAENTFEQCISEMALAGFNGSEVGNKYPRNTVVLKKSLELRNLEIASAWFSTFLTTKPLEETVEEFIKHRDFLHDLGAKVIVVSEQGHSIQGLMDVPLFKNKPVFTEEEWDNLADGLHHLGKLAQEKGLHIVYHHHMGTGVQTTAEIEKLMEMTDPALVSLLFDTGHLVFSGEEPLYILKKYLPRIKHVHLKDIRQEVVDAVKENELSFLQAVKKGAFTVPGDGVIVFDEVFTILANSDYKGWFVVEAEQDPALANPFEYALKARKFIHEKAGL, from the coding sequence ATGTTCAAAGAAAATACAATTAAGCTTGGAATTGCACCAATTGCTTGGACAAATGATGATATGCCGGAGCTAGGAGCAGAAAATACGTTTGAACAATGTATTAGTGAGATGGCACTAGCTGGATTTAATGGAAGTGAAGTAGGGAATAAATATCCGAGAAATACAGTTGTATTAAAAAAATCTTTGGAATTACGAAACTTGGAAATTGCTAGTGCATGGTTTAGTACGTTTTTAACAACGAAGCCGCTTGAAGAGACGGTAGAAGAATTTATTAAGCATAGGGATTTCTTGCATGACCTGGGTGCAAAAGTCATCGTTGTTTCAGAGCAAGGGCATAGTATTCAAGGTTTAATGGATGTACCACTATTTAAAAATAAGCCTGTTTTTACAGAAGAAGAGTGGGATAACCTTGCGGATGGATTACATCACCTCGGTAAATTAGCTCAGGAAAAGGGGCTACATATTGTATACCATCACCACATGGGTACGGGTGTTCAAACAACGGCAGAAATTGAAAAGTTAATGGAAATGACTGATCCAGCGCTTGTATCCCTGCTTTTTGATACAGGTCATCTTGTTTTTTCAGGAGAAGAGCCGCTTTATATTTTGAAAAAATATTTACCTCGCATTAAACATGTACATTTAAAAGATATTCGTCAGGAAGTAGTAGATGCTGTAAAGGAAAACGAACTAAGCTTCTTGCAAGCAGTCAAGAAGGGGGCATTTACAGTTCCCGGGGATGGCGTAATAGTATTTGATGAAGTGTTTACTATCCTTGCAAACTCTGATTATAAGGGTTGGTTTGTGGTAGAGGCAGAACAAGACCCAGCTTTAGCGAATCCTTTTGAATACGCATTAAAAGCTCGAAAATTTATACATGAAAAAGCAGGTCTTTAA